In the genome of Luteitalea pratensis, the window GCAAGCTCGACGCCTACGCAAACCGCCCACGAAACCGTCCGAAACATCCGCCACGCGCTCATCCGACGCGGCGCCGCCCTCGTGGTCGGTCTGCTTGCCGCGGTTGCCTGGGTGCCTGGCGGACTCGGGGCACAAGTGGGCGATCGAGCCAGTATCGACACCGCACCGCCCCCTGCCCACTGGAAGATTCCTCCTGCCCCGGTGCGCTCGCCCGACGAGTCGATGCGCATGATGGACCTGCAGCCAGGATTCCGCATCGAGCTCGTGGCTTCGGAACCGCTCGTGCAGGATCCGATTGCGTTCGCTTTCGATCATCGGAACCAGCTGTGGGTGCTCGAGTGGCCGTCCTACAACTGGCCCCTCCATGACGTGCTGCCGGGCCTCGAGCCGCAGCCGACGCCGGTCAGCCGGCTCGTGGTCCTGAAGGACACCGACGGCGATGGGCGCATGGACACGCGGACGGTGTTTGCGCAGATGGACTGGCCGCGGGGCATCCAGCTCGTGGATGGCGGCGTGCTCGTCTTCGCGCTGCCGGAGATCGTGGTCCTGCGCGATACCGATGGCGACGACAAGGCCGACCTCCGCGAGGTATTGCAAGGCGGACTCCCGATTCCGGTCAACCCGCACCTGGCGCCGAGCAGCCCGTCATGGACCCTCGACAACTGGACCTACGGCCTGCAGGTGGACCAGCGTCTGCGGCTGGCCGGAGACACCACTCTCAAGGTGCCGTCGGGCCGTCTCGCGGGTCAGTGGGGCATGTCGCACGACGACTTCGGGCGCCTGTTCTTCAGCTACAACCAGGATCACATCCGCGGCAGTCTCGTTCCCGCGGCTTACGCGACCCGCAATCCCCACTACACGGCATCGGCTGGCGTGGACGTGCGTGTCGGCATGGACAACGACGTCTGGCCGCACGCGATCACGCCTGGCGTCAACCGGCGCGCGCAACTGCGCGACGACGGCCGACTGGCGGCGTTCACGGCGAACGCGGCGCCCTCGGTCTATCGCGGGGATCAGTTCCCGGAGGCGTACCGCGGCAACGTGTTTGTCGGTGAGTCCGCGGGCCGGCTGATTCGCCGCTCGGTCCTGACCGAACGGGACGGCATCATCACCGGCAAGAACGCCTACGCCGAGCGCGAGTTCCTGTTCTCGCACGACGAGCGCTTTCGCCCGGTCTTCAGCGCCACCGGACCCGACGGCGCGTTGTACGTGGCCGACATGTACCGCGGCATCATCGAAGGCCACATTTTCATGACGACGTTCCTGCGCAACCAGATCGTGGAGCGCGGCCTGCAGCACCCCTTTGGCGGCATGGGCCGCATCTACCGCATCGTCCATGAAGGTCGGCCGCTCGGCACACTGCCGACGATTGCGCCTGGGAATGTCGCCGCGTGGGTGCCCGTGCTTGCGCATCCCAACGGCCACTGGCGCGACATGGCGCAGCGAATGCTCGTCGCCTCGCGCTCGAAGGCGGTCGTGCCGGCGGTGCGTACGCTGGCGATGTCGCACGAGGACCCGCGCGTCCGCCTGCACGGGCTCTGGACGCTGGAGGGGCTCGGAGGCGCGGACGACGACCTGGTGCGCGCGCGCCTGACTGACACATCGCCACACGTCCGTA includes:
- a CDS encoding DUF7133 domain-containing protein; the protein is MVGLLAAVAWVPGGLGAQVGDRASIDTAPPPAHWKIPPAPVRSPDESMRMMDLQPGFRIELVASEPLVQDPIAFAFDHRNQLWVLEWPSYNWPLHDVLPGLEPQPTPVSRLVVLKDTDGDGRMDTRTVFAQMDWPRGIQLVDGGVLVFALPEIVVLRDTDGDDKADLREVLQGGLPIPVNPHLAPSSPSWTLDNWTYGLQVDQRLRLAGDTTLKVPSGRLAGQWGMSHDDFGRLFFSYNQDHIRGSLVPAAYATRNPHYTASAGVDVRVGMDNDVWPHAITPGVNRRAQLRDDGRLAAFTANAAPSVYRGDQFPEAYRGNVFVGESAGRLIRRSVLTERDGIITGKNAYAEREFLFSHDERFRPVFSATGPDGALYVADMYRGIIEGHIFMTTFLRNQIVERGLQHPFGGMGRIYRIVHEGRPLGTLPTIAPGNVAAWVPVLAHPNGHWRDMAQRMLVASRSKAVVPAVRTLAMSHEDPRVRLHGLWTLEGLGGADDDLVRARLTDTSPHVRIAALRVAEGRLPAAAMRRAVMALADDSDVSVRRQVLYTLGASDASDVGDARMRLLRRDVAAPFVIDAFMSGLAGREAQTLDTVVRSPSWASDRPEHRALVTALATAISNEGRAEQVAALRRLSSESNAGVPWQREAVLEGVQASNRARQPATTAAPPRDAATAALVEQGRAAYALCAACHQADGRGLPSLAPPLAGSPRVTGPPDALVDIVLRGRDEDPAYPSMPPLAALPDDQLSAILTYVRQAWGNAAPAISADAVRARRGSATGAMRP